In one window of uncultured Draconibacterium sp. DNA:
- a CDS encoding heavy metal-associated domain-containing protein, producing MKRLLYLFILIGFVACNSGTQKNTEVAQPEQIIEATIDIGGLHCDACVASVEKGVNSLSGIESVKVTLSDSTAIVTYNASAVSIDEIEKSIEKRGYTIKAVN from the coding sequence ATGAAAAGACTATTGTATTTATTCATCCTGATTGGATTTGTTGCCTGTAACTCAGGAACTCAAAAAAACACTGAAGTAGCTCAACCGGAACAAATTATTGAAGCCACCATCGATATTGGCGGGTTACATTGCGATGCCTGTGTGGCCTCGGTAGAAAAGGGAGTAAATTCCCTGAGTGGGATTGAATCGGTAAAAGTGACACTTTCCGATTCAACTGCCATTGTAACATACAATGCGTCAGCTGTATCAATCGATGAAATTGAAAAAAGCATTGAAAAGCGCGGATACACTATAAAAGCCGTTAACTAA